Proteins from one Halovivax limisalsi genomic window:
- a CDS encoding IclR family transcriptional regulator yields MASTPTTTLQTVENAFDVIDALRRLEGARVTELADELSMSKSTVHDHLSTLRSHDYVVKNGDEYDLGLGFFEIGEYARKRRKIYDIARPEVTNLAEETGEVANLLVEEHGRGVYLYRARGENAVTLDTHTGTRRYLHNTALGKSILAHLPEERVHDILDTHGMPQSTPHTITDREVLFEKLEEIRERGIAYCGQERVEGLQCVAAPILSTDDRVLGAISVAGPTTRIKGERFRTEIPELVSQAANVIEINVTYA; encoded by the coding sequence ATGGCCAGCACCCCCACCACGACGCTGCAAACGGTCGAAAACGCGTTCGACGTCATCGACGCGCTGCGCCGGCTCGAAGGGGCACGCGTCACCGAGTTAGCGGACGAGCTCTCGATGTCGAAGAGCACCGTCCACGACCACCTCTCGACGCTTCGCTCGCACGACTACGTGGTCAAGAACGGCGACGAGTACGACCTCGGCCTCGGCTTCTTCGAGATCGGCGAGTACGCCCGCAAGCGCCGCAAGATCTACGATATCGCCCGCCCTGAGGTGACGAACCTGGCCGAGGAGACCGGCGAAGTCGCCAACTTGCTGGTCGAAGAGCACGGCCGCGGCGTCTACCTCTATCGCGCCCGCGGCGAGAACGCCGTCACGCTCGACACCCACACGGGCACGCGTCGCTACCTCCACAACACGGCGCTGGGAAAGTCGATCCTCGCGCACCTCCCCGAGGAGCGCGTCCACGACATCCTCGACACCCACGGCATGCCCCAGTCGACCCCGCACACCATCACCGACCGCGAGGTCCTCTTCGAGAAACTCGAGGAGATCCGCGAGCGCGGCATCGCCTACTGCGGTCAGGAGCGCGTCGAGGGACTCCAGTGCGTCGCCGCACCCATCCTCAGCACGGACGACCGCGTCCTCGGCGCGATCAGCGTCGCCGGACCGACCACCCGCATCAAGGGCGAGCGCTTCCGCACCGAGATCCCGGAACTCGTCTCCCAGGCGGCCAACGTGATCGAGATCAACGTCACCTACGCCTGA